One stretch of Zingiber officinale cultivar Zhangliang chromosome 6B, Zo_v1.1, whole genome shotgun sequence DNA includes these proteins:
- the LOC121989724 gene encoding peptide methionine sulfoxide reductase A5-like isoform X2, producing MADLRFLLCVLFLFAISTADWVSAARFPGRISQPPPSTNQEMLRIAVFALGSFWRSEAAFGCLPGVVRTSVGYAGGSKTNPEYRNLGDHAECVRIEYNPKLIQFKQLLDVFWASHDSRQVFGQGPDVRNQNRSIIFTNGTQESRIAALSKEREQAKSRSSVVTTEIQELGVFYPAEAEHQVFLLHHARAAAARRRHRIFKSADNA from the exons ATGGCAGATCTCCGCTTTCTGCTGTGTGTTCTGTTCCTCTTCGCCATTTCCACGGCCGACTGGGTCTCGGCGGCGCGGTTCCCCGGTAGGATCTCGCAGCCGCCACCGTCGACGAACCAGGAGATGCTTCGGATTGCTGTGTTTGCTCTCGGGAGCTTCTGGCGATCCGAGGCGGCCTTCGGCTGTCTTCCTGGCGTCGTCCGTACTTCCGTCGGCTACGCCGGTGGATCCAAGACTAACCCCGAGTACCGCAATTTGGGAGATCATGCCGAGTGCGTCCGC ATTGAGTACAACCCCAAGTTGATTCAATTCAAACAGCTCCTTGATGTCTTTTGGGCTAGCCATGATTCTAGGCAAGTTTTTGGACAAGGACCCGATGTTCGTAACCAGAACAG ATCCATTATCTTTACAAATGGAACACAAGAGAGTAGGATAGCTGCTTTGAGTAAAGAGAGGGAACAGGCCAAGAGTAGGAGCAGTGTTGTGACCACAGAAATCCAGGAACTTGGAGTATTTTATCCTGCAGAAGCTGAACATCAGGTTTTTTTA CTCCATCATGCCCGAGCTGCTGCAGCTCGTCGACGCCACAGAATATTCAAGTCAGCGGACAATGCATAG
- the LOC121989724 gene encoding peptide methionine sulfoxide reductase A5-like isoform X1 yields the protein MADLRFLLCVLFLFAISTADWVSAARFPGRISQPPPSTNQEMLRIAVFALGSFWRSEAAFGCLPGVVRTSVGYAGGSKTNPEYRNLGDHAECVRIEYNPKLIQFKQLLDVFWASHDSRQVFGQGPDVRNQNRSIIFTNGTQESRIAALSKEREQAKSRSSVVTTEIQELGVFYPAEAEHQVFLFHQLGHDGDGLHGYDARSLAVVVPNRRPQG from the exons ATGGCAGATCTCCGCTTTCTGCTGTGTGTTCTGTTCCTCTTCGCCATTTCCACGGCCGACTGGGTCTCGGCGGCGCGGTTCCCCGGTAGGATCTCGCAGCCGCCACCGTCGACGAACCAGGAGATGCTTCGGATTGCTGTGTTTGCTCTCGGGAGCTTCTGGCGATCCGAGGCGGCCTTCGGCTGTCTTCCTGGCGTCGTCCGTACTTCCGTCGGCTACGCCGGTGGATCCAAGACTAACCCCGAGTACCGCAATTTGGGAGATCATGCCGAGTGCGTCCGC ATTGAGTACAACCCCAAGTTGATTCAATTCAAACAGCTCCTTGATGTCTTTTGGGCTAGCCATGATTCTAGGCAAGTTTTTGGACAAGGACCCGATGTTCGTAACCAGAACAG ATCCATTATCTTTACAAATGGAACACAAGAGAGTAGGATAGCTGCTTTGAGTAAAGAGAGGGAACAGGCCAAGAGTAGGAGCAGTGTTGTGACCACAGAAATCCAGGAACTTGGAGTATTTTATCCTGCAGAAGCTGAACATCAGGTTTTTTTATTCCACCAGCTCGGGCATGACGGAGACGGGCTCCACGGTTACGATGCTCGATCCCTCGCCGTGGTCGTCCCCAACCGCCGTCCCCAAGGCTAG
- the LOC121991605 gene encoding F-box protein At2g14500-like, producing MKPSPALSPSLVYSAPMAGGSWSHLPLDLFSLIFSKLSLPQFLRSAAVCASWSAAVGDLSARGRCVMFRGQSHWLVLNNDDNRSAVVTFYALDEAREYTIPVPDPPISDRIFLGSAHGWIITMDVRLRVQLLNPIIGAQIDLPGFVLLSEHTHPIRDTAGRLIGFRMPTIPVDEEELQVRRCPTNGYNLTHLCLEQHHLKAILSADPSLGDGYTVALIQYPSGRIFFISSGDEKWLELHCSISIENMVFHKGKLYVSTLSVVYFCDLDEARIRHGEIPRFRVVDRSRHLAMPRFGVVDRAQHLTKLHYLFETPRGDLLSIWKERNETKTISVEVYRVMIDDDDEEEERVGKGIDMLEFILSFGNSESMAVVDKQLSMLREEAKDLGDLSVFLGGRHPFCLSPRDFPAGHLTPNSIYFMDDHYDIIDIRGETELDAYYRLMFEDLVNLQQFSAPIRSVYLLPLMFMERNWLRKILNCRIDNKTFVRLYWQPPSTSFH from the coding sequence ATGAAGCCGTCGCCTGCTTTATCGCCGTCTCTGGTATATTCTGCTCCCATGGCTGGCGGCAGCTGGTCTCATCTGCCGCTTGATCTCTTCTCCCTCATCTTCTCCAAACTCTCCCTTCCTCAATTTCTCCGGTCGGCCGCCGTCTGTGCTTCGTGGTCGGCTGCAGTCGGCGATCTGTCCGCGCGCGGCAGATGCGTTATGTTCCGCGGGCAGAGCCACTGGCTCGTGCTTAACAACGACGACAATCGATCCGCCGTCGTCACCTTCTACGCCTTGGACGAGGCAAGGGAGTACACCATCCCCGTCCCGGACCCTCCCATAAGCGACCGAATCTTCCTCGGCTCTGCTCACGGTTGGATCATCACGATGGATGTCCGCCTCCGGGTTCAACTGCTGAACCCGATCATCGGCGCGCAGATCGACCTCCCTGGCTTCGTCTTGCTCTCCGAGCACACCCACCCCATCCGCGACACTGCAGGGCGCCTAATCGGCTTCAGGATGCCGACgataccagtggacgaagaagagCTACAGGTACGGCGGTGCCCTACAAACGGTTATAACCTTACCCATTTGTGTCTAGAACAGCATCACCTCAAAGCAATCCTATCTGCTGATCCGTCGCTCGGAGATGGCTACACCGTCGCGCTCATCCAATATCCTTCCGGGAGAATCTTTTTCATCAGCTCCGGCGACGAGAAATGGTTGGAATTACATTGCTCCATTTCAATTGAAAATATGGTCTTCCATAAAGGCAAACTATATGTGAGCACACTTTCGGTAGTGTATTTTTGTGACTTGGACGAGGCCCGAATTCGACATGGCGAGATTCCCAGATTTAGAGTGGTCGATCGATCTCGACATCTCGCGATGCCCAGATTTGGAGTGGTCGATCGAGCTCAACATCTTACCAAACTACACTACTTGTTCGAGACTCCTCGAGGGGATCTTTTGAGTATTTGGAAGGAGAGAAATGAAACGAAGACCATCTCTGTCGAGGTTTACAGGGTGATgatagatgatgatgatgaggaggaggagcgAGTAGGAAAAGGGATTGACATGCTAGAGTTTATTTTGTCCTTTGGCAACAGCGAAAGCATGGCGGTGGTGGATAAGCAATTGTCGATGCTAAGAGAAGAAGCCAAGGACTTGGGAGACTTGAGCGTCTTCTTGGGCGGCCGCCACCCATTTTGCCTTTCTCCTCGTGATTTTCCTGCAGGACATTTGACACCTAATTCTATATATTTCATGGATGATCACTACGATATAATAGATATTCGAGGAGAAACAGAGTTGGACGCCTACTATCGGCTCATGTTTGAAGATCTAGTAAATTTGCAACAGTTTTCTGCCCCCATTCGGTCTGTCTACCTTCTGCCATTAATGTTTATGGAAAGAAATTGGCTCAGAAAAATTCTGAATTGTCGCATTGACAACAAGACTTTTGTCCGATTATATTGGCAGCCTCCCTCAACCTCCTTCCATTAA